The genomic window CGCTTGACGATgccaaaagtttttcattaaatgcaTATGCTTCGAAAGCTCCTAGAATAtggtttagaaaaaatattaaagcttacatttttattttgaaaagctaCGAAAAAGCTTTAAGCTCTGCTGAAAGCTTTTATGCTTCTTTTGTTGCAGAAAGCATAAAAATTGGACTTAAAAAGCTCCTGTgatatttaaaacttaaattttttgtgaaagctttgaaAGTTTAAAATTCGGAAATTTGCTTGTAAAGTTCATTAATCAGAAAAAGCTTTCGGTTCAAAAGTTACAAATAACCAACATGATAGTGTTCATTTTACCGACACAAAGCTTGGCCCTCTTCTGAATATGTACAATTAAAACGGTTTTGAAACCAAGCAAAAGTTCTAAAGACGGTAGAAGTTACTCTGGAAAAGGACTGAAAAGATGATAGGGTGACTTCAGAACAACCCAAAGCTATCGATATTGAAGCtacgaaaattttgtttgggATACATTACAAAAAGCTCTACAACGACTATCATCTGATACTTCTATGAAAACGACATCGTAAAGCTTTTGAGCTTACAAATCTTATTCACTTTCCTCGGGCTACCAGCGCACTGGACTACATACGCTATGCTAACTGGAACTAACCTCGAACAATAAGTAAAGCCTGTCTGTAGGACTTTAACTGACTGAAATGTATTCATTGGTAACTTACCTCTTCGGACACATCAATATGTGCCTTCAAGTTCAAAGCTTCGAGTTCAAATGTTGCGTCATCGACGGAAGTCTCATCTTCGTCCTTGGGAGCAACAACCTTTTCCGATTCTGTCTGTAATTTCCGACAATTGGCGGCATGCGAGAGCAGCAGCTCGCCGTATTTCAGCAGTTTCTGGTAATCCTATgccatatacaaaaatatagcctaaaaattataacaacaactgATTCCAACCCGAACCCACCTTCAACATGCCATAACATTCGCCAGAAAGCGTTTGCAGCTTCTCAAACGTGACATTCCGATCATAATTGATGTTTCGTTCGATACCCTTGCGCACCTGCAGGAAATACTCTTGCTCCAGACGAAGGTCCGCGAGCTTGCGCTGCGCCTCCACTTCGTTATGCACTAAATCACGTTGCAATTCGCCGGCTGTGCGTGTCAGTCGAAATTCTATATCATTCAGACGTCGTGATTCGGTGACGAAGTTCCGCTGACGATCCAtcagcatatgtatgtgttcgtaTTTCTTCGTATCCAACGAGACATTCACCAAAGAGTTAATAAAGTCGATGAGTTGTTTGTGTAGCGTTTTCATTTTGGCGATTACCGCGTCGCGTATGCCAAAACGCTTCTCAATTTCCGTGTTCACTTCGTTATCTTGCTTCTCCACGAAGATCTCGTAGTCGGTAAGCATTTGATTTTCCACCACCAAATTCGTGGCGTGCATAATATTTTCACAATTGAGTCGGAAGCCATCCTGTATCTTCTGATGTGTGTTCAATTCGTCCTTGAACTCCTCGATAAGCTGTTGGGCCTCGCTTTCGTAGAGTTGTTTGGAAACTTCGAGCAAAGTGTTGTAGCAACCTGGTTTTTGGAGGggaaattttattactttcataattgaaaacatttcgaaataataaaatatagacAATAAAGTGTTTTCAGGGCTTTTTTGCAACAATGTTGGATCCAGAGCTCCATTGAATccaaacatcaaaaatttaaattatattttcaatttggatTTCCAATTGCTGGCAAATTTTTTGGGCGCAGAAACAAGTCCGAAGAAAACGTTGCCTTCATTTAGACGCATATTTATCAAAGTCGCAAACCTTTTTGACTGAACCACAAGAGAAATAAGAGAAGTAAGCTCGTGAGCTCCATTTACTAAGCATTTTTAAGCTCTTCATCAGAGGCTAAAGGCTTAAGAGTACCTTCAAGGCCCAATAACTAAAGTGAATTAAGCTTCCAGCTTATAAAATAGAATAGAAGATCCATCGGAACACCTCTATGACTTACTGATGGCAAAATCCAACACCTGTAAATGACGTTCAAAGTTCCGTTTGTGCAACTCCTGCGTGGACTCGATATCTGCAAGTAGGCTTTGGACTTTTTCATCTATCTGTTGCATTACACGCTGCGTCTTCTTCGACCACTCCTGCGCAGAACCACATAACAAAGTCCAAATATAATTTAGTgcctttttatatatttcatatcaATTATTTCCACACATACCAAAACCTCGGTTTTCAATTCCTCAATTTTAATCTCTCGACATATTTCCTCCCAATCCTCTTTACCTCTTTTCGCCGAACGCTTGGATAACTCGAGTTCGCGTTTGAGATGTTCCtaagtatgaaaaaatttatgagcATGACTGCAGCCGTAAGTGTAAGTTTCAACATACCGTTATCTCCAATTTCTTAAACTCCAGCTCCCTTTGTAGTCGCAGTTCACGCTTTTGGGCTTTGGTTagcttctttttcttctttttgacCGGCTCCACTTCTGGTTGTGGTTGCTCATCTATATAATTCACACTTTTCAATTCAGTGGCTCGTTTCGCCATATCTATAAGCTCTGCGGGATCCATTTTTCGTTACTTTCTTTCAGTTAAATTGCTTTGgctttctaaaattaaaattttcaaaaaatttattttcctatTTGGCTGTTCAGTTGAAAACTAATgcgagaaaaaatattaaatttcaatatttcaaaatcttttttataagtatattaaaatatttgtttttgaaaagtaCAGAAGATTGAcgatttcttaaatttatttggaaTCAATGAGAGTTTTTAGATCCAAGAAACCATATTTGAACTCTTCTAACTTGAAAATAAATAGTTCCAAGAAAGATTTTTTCAGAAAGTTTTTAACACTACTCACTTAGTCTTTATTTGATAAGACATTTCGAAGAAGTTGTAGAAACTAGAACCGTTCCGTTCTGGGGACTTGAATCAATCTTTGGGCCATCGCGAGAGACCTTAACTAGAAAGCTTCCGATTGGTATTACTGGTTATTAAGGAAGAACTAAAATCGTCCTATAAATGAACATGACATGAATGTCCATAGAACTTCTGCAGACTTACAACAAACTTCAGATAAAGCAATAGTCAAAATAGGACTTTAACTTTTCAATCCCCCAGATACCGAATATAGAGACCTTCGGAAAATATCTGCTAATCTACaatatatcttaatgaaatagGAACCTTTTCCAGGTAAAAATGAGGCCTGTAGCTAACAATGAATCGACTCAGTTCAGTACTTACACAAGGCCTTATATGCCTAATAAAAGAACTTTCGTATCTCCAGATCactacaatatatgtacatacatcgaCTATTACTTACATTACATTACCATCTATAAATTCGTGTTAAAATGGGTGCAATCGGTTCACGAATTGTTTcaacctatatatgtatattacattcATTCATTTTGATCAATCTAGTGAAGCTGATAAAAAGATAacgttaattttgttttaaaattatttcgggCAAGTGACCGCCGCGGCCAGCTCGAATAAATTCCAACTGAGGTGTCCgattttcgaccactttttgcagcaattggggCCGTATCTGAGTAATAAGATGTCAAATACTGTCATCCAATAGTTTTGACGTCTCGGGCCTATCTGCGCAGATAGGGGACTTCACAAAACCCAACAAAAAAGCCAGTAGTATTAAATCGCACAATCTTTGCGCTGTCTTGTGGGAACCAACGGTCTtccacatcaacatcctccACTTTAGGAACGAAAAAGACATTAATCTCGTAACTAAGAATCAATACCGCTCTCCATCGACTGCAACATTATGCCTGCCGGGTTGATTTTCATTCTCATTCTCTTTGGCCATAGAGAAcaccaaaaagtaactttttgaggatgtaacAAGCTCTGAAGTTTGATCCACTTTATGCCAATAGGTGGGTGTTTGGTATTTTTTGTCTACAAAGTGAACAGTTTGGCTGGCTATTTTTATCATGGAAAAAATTGAACAGCGTATTTGGTAATTTTTCTTTCCAATGTATCCACGGCTTTGAATTTGTCAAAAATGATGCAGAAGTGTTTAGGAGAGTCTCCGTTATCACGAAAATTAGTATTTCAGTGGCGCAAAGCATTCACTGAAGATCAGAAAGTCATGAAAAACTAGCCTTATGCGATTCGTTCATCAACTTCTATTAATGGCGATAACATtggaaaagttaaagaaacagtgcttgaaaaccGTGGTGTTTTCAACAGAGAGATATACGTAGCACAGATTTTCAACATTTCTTATGGAACTACTAGTCacattttagttaatgttttggatACAAAGCGTGTCAATGTTTGATTCGAACCAAAagccataaatcttttgcaaaaactatTTCGATTAGAAGTTGCAAAATGGTTGCTTGAAAACGTAGCTAATGGGATGTTGATTTATAGTATGGACATAGCGTCGAAACTGTTCAATAATCTAGCGAATGGAGCCCCACAGAAtccctaaaacaaaaaaaaaaaaaaaacaacaaaatacccTAGAAGCATTGAAGACCAACGCATCTGAGCCTTATGGCAAGTGTATGAAAAATTGGATTTGTCATGGTTGTATTTGCTCAAGATGGCGGTTATTAAAATAccagaaaatatagtttttttttttgtaaatccgGGTAAATTTTGATTAGATGATATAAAAGGGCAATTGAAAGTTCCAGTGTACCATATTAAAACacgttttttgacaaaattcgtTTCATTATAGCGACACTTCAAGTTTTCGATcccatttttgtagtacaattTGTCATTTGCTTCAAAATTGGTTTCAGTTCAtatattcgtaatttttttttcccagcgagcattcttcttgagaagaacagaaaatagtcgttGAGGGCCAGATCTAGAGGATACGGTGAATATGGAGGCAATTCAAAGCCCAATTCCTGACTTTTTACtgtcgttttcactgacttgcgCCACGAggcattgtcttggtgaaacgatttcgttcttcaaactttttcaaggtagttaataaaatttgttccaaaggtacagacgccataaccttgccagccggttgcgttttttcacgctttggagcgggtttaTCGTGTGCAATCCACTCGCATGACTGCCGATTGGATTTCGGAGTGAAATACTGAAGCCAATATTCattcattgtcacatatcgaagcaggaactcgggtttattactcgtgaacatctccaaaccctgctccgaatcatcagtTCGTccttgtttttggtcaaaagtgagctcgcgcggcactCACTTTGCTCAAAGCTTCCTCATGCCCAAATATTTGTGAACGATATGATGTACATGTTCGATTAATAATCCAAACTTTGACTTTAACAGAATTTTTTCGCTTAAAATGCAATACTTTATCAACATGCCAGATTCCTTTTTATCCAATTTTCTTCattataacaaaagttgcttcactcaacaTGATATAATTCTCAAAGTAATGATCAATATAATAAACTATATGATCGAGCGTACGTTAATTTAGCACTAAAAGTAGTCCGGCCTGGCTCTTACTCAGcatttccttacttgtttagttATATAATACTGTATGTTCTGCTATGTCATGAATGAAATCAAGTACACAAAAGAAATCATTACCGGATAAACTCAGATTGATAAGAAATTGTTTAGTCTACATAACGATTCAACTTTTGAGTTATAAATTTGACATTTCCACTCGACGATATTTCGCCTGAAATGTGAGTtctataaaacaataaatattttatcaaaacacACGCTTATTTACAGCTCTCACCCCATAAAAAGATATCATTAAATAGTAGAAACAGCAGGGGGTAAATATTTGACTAGATATTTACAACTCGCATGCGCCGTGTCTGCAa from Bactrocera tryoni isolate S06 chromosome 5, CSIRO_BtryS06_freeze2, whole genome shotgun sequence includes these protein-coding regions:
- the LOC120777045 gene encoding uncharacterized protein LOC120777045, which translates into the protein MDPAELIDMAKRATELKSVNYIDEQPQPEVEPVKKKKKKLTKAQKRELRLQRELEFKKLEITEHLKRELELSKRSAKRGKEDWEEICREIKIEELKTEVLEWSKKTQRVMQQIDEKVQSLLADIESTQELHKRNFERHLQVLDFAISCYNTLLEVSKQLYESEAQQLIEEFKDELNTHQKIQDGFRLNCENIMHATNLVVENQMLTDYEIFVEKQDNEVNTEIEKRFGIRDAVIAKMKTLHKQLIDFINSLVNVSLDTKKYEHIHMLMDRQRNFVTESRRLNDIEFRLTRTAGELQRDLVHNEVEAQRKLADLRLEQEYFLQVRKGIERNINYDRNVTFEKLQTLSGECYGMLKDYQKLLKYGELLLSHAANCRKLQTESEKVVAPKDEDETSVDDATFELEALNLKAHIDVSEEELSKHMHLMKNFWHRQALASTQNLLLAKEKRELLEENQKYKDFIKLMSKRENIDDMLKTFTVTPLLVPKEQDCYKKNILK